From Medicago truncatula cultivar Jemalong A17 chromosome 7, MtrunA17r5.0-ANR, whole genome shotgun sequence, a single genomic window includes:
- the LOC25499814 gene encoding protein SWEETIE isoform X3, with the protein MNPEAQIQPRGKGPFPQAKKLEGGLQKHLILAFTKASGVRSRHVRVGLTLSWVFFLQAIRIKYLHPDSELQNYALQVMEMLRAETSVDAHALACVLYILRVGVTDQMTEPTQRDFLLFLGKQIQSPEAGPSMMVAALRTVSYTLKTLGEVPFEFKEVLDNTVVAAVSHSSKLVRIEAALALRALAEVDPTCVSGLTSYGVTNLTALRESVSFEKGSNLQFELDSLHGQATVLAALVSISPKLPLGYPARLPRLVYEVSKKMLIEYSRNPLAATVEKEAGWLLLSSLLVSLPKEELEEDVFDILALWATLFTGNPENEVTKTDDLMSRIYVWSAAVHALTAFIKCFISSDVKNDGVLLQPVLVYLNSALSYISALKAKELPQVKPAVDTFIIKTLIAYQSLPDPVSFKNDHPQIIQLCTFPFRHASECEESSCLRMLLNKRDAWLGPWIPGRDWFEDELRAFQGGKDGLMPCVWENEISSFPQPETISKTLVNQMLLFFGIIFSSQDSGGMLSLLGVIEQCLKAGKKQHWRTSSITNICVGLLAGFKSLLSFRPQTLGQDILGLVQSIFQSILVEGDICASQRRASCEVLGYLARFGNDIFTARMTRSLLGDLNGVTDSYYAGSIALALGCIHRSAGGIALSTLVPATVSSISSLAKSLVPSLQIWSMHGLLLTIEAAGLSFVSHVQATLSLAMEILLSDENGLADVQQGVGRLINAIVAVLGPELVPGSIFFSRSKSAIAEISCWQETSTMLESARFTQQLVLFAPKAVSVHSHVQTLLSTLSSRQPTLRLLAVSTLRHLIEKDPATVIVEQIEENLFFMLDEETDSEIGNLVRTTIMRLLYASCHSCTSHWISVCRKVVLATSTRSSEINNNAENEFADGDSSLNLNDEENMVSGSNSTQNYKFQASTGAANREKYLRYRTRLFAAECLSHLPDAVGRSRAHFDLFLARKEHASGKSSGDWLVLHLQELISLAYQISTIQFENMQPVGVSLLGTIVDKFEKAADPELPGHLLLEQYQAQLVSAVRTTLDTSSSPSLLEAGLHLATKILTSGIISGDQVVVRRIFSLISRPLNDFEDIYYPSFAEWVTSKIKIRLLAAHASLKCYIYASMKKHQDGVSDGYLTLLPLFQKSSSVLGKYWIHTLKDYSYICLCLSPKRKGNLFLDGLQSPVVSSKLRPCLEESWPVILQALGLDSVPANFEGQDCTKASVRNTYKHTEATCQYSMVHLKFEDFKFLWGFSLLGLFQSQHPVLYRSIIQLAFVNTKHGGNSPRDEVKPPGLKLYEIVLPMFQFLSTESFFGAGLLNVDICKELLQILSYSTYMDNSWNSLAISILSQVAQNCPEEIFNSENYALITLELCLHYLFKTFQSTNTIPADHLNSEVDVIHTLCSTTRTVVNRIETKMTQHPKSMVLALVLVGYKCVREASTEVYLSEAIEMVNCTIPLLKRISDDEAALDDSILPLREMFETCLRVVAALTKYGIEEFHLQDVKSLNQRKLIQAKLAFSLEQIIVVAKLALESKYVEDCEANKSICVIALRYCIRCFQTVFSDSNMQVQVIGLQFLKARIQRGVNTEDNSFLMFLAGELITDIFTLIHKMLKQKNITRESVNIASECLSLMVVLQTLAKGNDCQRSFMTLLLEAIVTIFLSTTDGFSPEIRDLRSTAIKLVSHLAQIPSSAMHFKDVLLSMPPLHRQELQGVIRASVTNDKNQTEHKVPVLDIKMPKPAVRNEEKHPTPSAAVVQSDENNEEEDEFSEDDWDAFQSFPVSKNEGGDESKTEHSDKDKDPSMVESSSDLDGSTGDVEFQESAISKSISSEKEMKSDESVEVFKEKHDQTDPGAEPCDNEHQKMEEELQSSRFQEEASSISGNELESCEDMLEQIVSDSLALQQGVSKSDNEQGNGGEEDAKKDGVDENESHDFKQGMSESPVEREHQEMEEELRSSGLEGEASAIPGNDLVSFDQKPKVEAEGSSKEDMPEQLVSNSPEPQKVVSELDDNEQCKRGEEYAKKDRVDEIESRDSKQGTSESPVESKHQEMEEELQSSQLQEEALAIPRNELELEAEGSIEEDVPEQVVSDSPKLQQGVLESDNIEQSNRCDEDGKNESQSHESNQRTSESPVGSKHKEMEEELQSSELQEEASSIPTVELDHCDQKPEVESEGSVKEDMPEQVVSDSPELQRGVSELDNNDQCNR; encoded by the exons ATGAATCCTGAGGCGcag ATTCAACCAAGGGGAAAGGGCCCTTTCCCTCAAGCAAAAAAGCTAGAAGGTGGACTGCAGAAGCATTTGATTTTGGCTTTCACAAAAG CAAGTGGAGTACGTTCAAGGCATGTCCGGGTTGGCCTGACTCTATCTTGGGTATTCTTCTTACAG GCAATTCGTATAAAATATCTGCATCCAGATAGTGAGCTACAAAATTATGCATTGCAAGTTATGGAAATGCTCCGTGCTGAAACTTCCGTTGATGCCCATGCATtg GCATGCGTTCTTTATATCCTTCGTGTTGGTGTAACAGATCAAATGACAGAGCCTACTCAGAGggattttttgctttttctaggaAAGCAG ATCCAGTCACCTGAAGCTGGTCCTTCCATGATGGTGGCAGCCTTACGAACAGTGTCATATACTCTGAAGACTTTGGGAGAG gTTCCCTTTGAATTTAAGGAAGTTCTTGACAACACTGTAGTTGCTGCAGTATCGCATTCTTCGAAGCTG GTTCGGATTGAGGCTGCTTTAGCATTACGTGCATTGGCTGAAGTTGATCCAACTTGTGTCAGTGGTTTAACTTCATATGGAGTGACCAATCTTACTGCTTTAAGAGAGAGTGTTTCTTTTGAAAAG GGTAGCAATTTACAGTTTGAGCTCGATTCCTTGCATGGGCAGGCTACCGTCTTGGCTGCTTTAGTATCTATTTCACCAAAATTACCTCTTGGCTACCCAGCAAG GCTTCCCAGATTAGTGTATGAGGTTTCAAAGAAAATGCTGATAGAATATAGTCGGAATCCATTGGCAGCGACAGTTGAAAAAGAAGCTGGATGGTTGCTTTTATCATCTTTATTGGTTTCTTTACCAAAGGAG GAGCTTGAAGAGGATGTCTTTGATATTCTTGCATTGTGGGCTACACTCTTTACGGGGAATCCAGAAAATGAAGTTACAAAAACTGATGATTTAATGTCAAGGATATA CGTATGGTCTGCAGCTGTTCATGCACTCACAGCGTTTATAAAATGCTTTATATCTTCTGATGTTAAGAATGACGGAGTTCTACTTCAACCAGTTCTTGTATACCTTAACAG TGCATTATCTTACATATCTGCATTAAAAGCCAAGGAACTTCCACAAGTGAAGCCTGCAGTGGATACTTTCATCATCAAAACTTTAATAGCTTATCAATCTCTCCCAGATCCcgtgtcatttaaaaatgaCCACCCTCAGATTATTCAACTATGTACATTTCCGTTCAG ACATGCTTCAGAATGTGAAGAAAGTTCGTGTTTGAGGATGCTGTTAAACAAGAGAGATGCATGGTTGGGTCCGTGGATTCCCGGAAG GGATTGGTTTGAGGATGAACTCCGAGCTTTTCAAGGTGGAAAAGATGGCCTTATGCCTTGTGTATGGGAGAACGAAATTTCTAGCTTTCCTCAG CCGGAGACAATAAGCAAGACTTTGGTGAACCAGATGCTTCTTTTCTTTGGGATCATATTTTCCTCTCAG GATAGTGGTGGTATGCTGTCCCTCCTTGGTGTTATTGAGCAGTGTCTGAAAGCTGGGAAAAAACAACACTGGCGCACATCTAGTATCACCAATATTTGTGTGGGCTTACTTGCAGGCTTTAAG TCTTTGCTTTCTTTTCGACCACAAACATTAGGACAAGACATTTTGGGCTTGGTGCAATCTATTTTTCAG AGTATTTTGGTGGAGGGAGACATTTGTGCATCGCAGCGTAGAGCATCATGTGAAGTTCTTGGATATTTAGCTCGATTTGGAAATGATATCTTCACTGCTAGAATG ACAAGATCACTACTTGGTGACCTAAATGGAGTGACTGATTCCTACTATGCTGGATCAATTGCTTTGGCACTTGGCTGCATTCATCGCAG CGCAGGAGGGATTGCATTGTCAACTTTAGTGCCTGCAACAGTGAGCTCTATTTCCTCACTGGCTAAAAGTTTGGTACCTAGTCTGCAGATCTGGTCTATGCATGGGCTTCTGTTAACTATTGAAGCTGCAGGCTTGTCCTTTGTTTCTCATGTCCAG GCAACCCTATCTCTTGCAATGGAAATTCTTTTATCTGATGAGAATGGTTTGGCAGACGTTCAGCAGGGTGTTGGCCGTCTTATAAACGCTATAGTTGCTGTTCTTGGTCCTGAGCTTGTACCAGGAAGCATCTTTTTCTCACGCTCCAAG TCTGCCATTGCTGAGATAAGCTGCTGGCAAGAAACTTCAACAATGCTTGA GAGTGCACGCTTCACTCAACAACTTGTTCTTTTTGCACCGAAAGCTGTTTCTGTGCACTCCCATGTGCAGACTCTTCTCTCTACATTGTCATCAAGACAG CCAACTTTACGTCTTCTTGCCGTGTCTACTCTAAGACATCTAATTGAGAAAGATCCG GCTACCGTTATTGTTGAGCAGATTGAAGAAAACTTGTTCTTTATGTTGGATGAGGAAACTGATTCAGA AATTGGTAACTTAGTACGAACCACAATTATGCGATTACTCTATGCATCATGTCATTCTTGCACATCACATTGGATATCAGTATGTCGCAAAGTG GTCCTTGCAACATCAACGAGGAGCTCTGAAATTAATAACAATGCAGAAAATGAGTTTGCAGATGGTGATTCAAGTTTGAACCTtaatgatgaagaaaatatggTTTCTGGCTCCAACAGCACGCAGAATTACAAGTTTCAAGCTTCCACCGGTGCAGCTAATAGAGAGAAGTACCTCAGATATAGGACTAGGCTTTTTGCGGCAGA ATGTTTGAGCCATCTACCAGATGCTGTGGGAAGAAGTCGTGCTCATTTTGACCTCTTTTTGGCAAGGAAAGAACATGCAAGTGGGAAGTCCTCTGGTGATTGGCTAGTTCTCCACTTGCAAGAGTTAATATCACTTGCTTATCAG ATTAGCACAATTCAGTTTGAGAACATGCAGCCAGTAGGCGTCAGTCTTCTTGGCACTATTGTGGATAAG TTTGAAAAAGCAGCTGACCCTGAGCTTCCTGGGCATCTTCTACTTGAACAGTATCAG GCTCAGCTAGTCTCTGCAGTTCGTACTACCTTGGACACATCTTCTAGTCCTAGCTTATTGGAGGCAGGCTTGCACTTGGCTACCAAG ATATTAACAAGTGGAATAATCAGTGGAGATCAAGTGGTGGTCAGGCGCATATTCTCTTTGATTTCACGCCCACTGAATGACTTTGAGGACATTTATTATCCTTCATTTGCAGAATGGGTCACAAGCAAG ATCAAAATAAGACTTCTGGCTGCTCACGCTTCTCTCAAGTGTTATATATATGCATCCATGAAGAAGCACCAAGATGGAGTTTCAGATGGGTACCTGACATTATTACCGTTGTTCCAAAAAAGCTCGAGTGTTCTAGGGAAGTACTGGATCCATACATTGAAGGATTATAGTTATATATGCTTGTGCCTGAGCCCAAAGAGGAAG GGGAATCTGTTTCTTGATGGGCTGCAATCACCTGTTGTTTCTTCAAAGTTACGTCCATGCTTAGAGGAATCTTGGCCTGTAATTTTGCAAGCGCTTGGACTCGATTCAGTTCCAGCGAATTTTGAAGGACAAGATTGCACCAAAGCCTCGGTCAGAAACACCTACAAACATACTGAGGCTACATGTCAGTATAGCATGGTCCATTTGAAGTTTGAAGATTTTAAGTTCCTATGGGGATTTTCTCTTCTTGGTTTGTTTCAGTCACAACATCCTGTCCTGTATAGATCAATTATACAGCTGGCTTTTGTTAATACAAAGCATGGTGGGAACTCCCCAAGAGATGAAGTGAAACCCCCAGGCTTGAAATTATATGAAATTGTACTGCCTATGTTTCAATTTCTTTCAACTGAGAGTTTTTTTGGAGCGGGACTGCTTAACGTGGATATCTGCAAAGAACTGCTGCAG ATTCTTTCATATTCTACATACATGGATAATTCTTGGAATAGTCTCGCAATATCGATTTTATCACAG GTTGCACAAAATTGCCCAGAAGAAATTTTCAATAGTGAAAATTATGCTTTGATAACACTGGAACTTTGTTTACACTACCTTTTTAAAACATTTCAGAG TACTAACACGATTCCGGCGGATCATCTAAACTCCGAAGTTGATGTGATACATACACTATGTAGTACAACAAGGACAGTTGTTAACCGTATTGAGACCAAG ATGACCCAGCATCCAAAATCGATGGTTCTGGCATTAGTTTTAGTTGGCTACAAGTGTGTAAGGGAGGCTTCAACTGAGGTTTACTTATCCGAAGCTATTGAGATGGTCAACTGTACAATTCCTTTGCTTAAGAGAATAAGTGACG ACGAGGCTGCACTGGACGATAGCATTCTCCCTCTAAGAGAAATGTTTGAAACTTGTTTGAGGGTGGTTGCTGCTTTGACTAAGTATGGCATTGAGGAATTCCATTTGCAGGATGTTAAGAGTTTAAACCAACGGAAACTAATACAGGCAAAGCTTGCATTTTCTCTTGAACAAATTATAGTAGTCGCGAAACTGGCTCTTGAAAGTAAATATGTTGAAGATTGTGAAGCAAATAAATCCATCTGTGTTATTGCTCTGAGATATTGCATACGTTGTTTCCAAACTGTATTCAGTGATTCAAATATGCAg GTCCAAGTTATAGGTTTACAATTTCTTAAAGCCAGGATTCAAAGAGGTGTAAATACAGAAGATAACTCATTCTTAATGTTTCTTGCTGGGGAGCTAATTACTGATATTTTCACTTTGATCCACAAAATGTTAAAG CAGAAAAATATAACAAGAGAGTCGGTAAACATTGCTAGTGAATGCTTGAGTCTCATGGTGGTGTTACAAACCCTGGCTAAGGGTAATGACTGCCAGAGAAGTTTCATGACCCTTCTTCTAGAGGCCATTGTCACGATTTTCTTGTCTACAACAGACGGGTTCTCTCCG GAAATAAGAGATTTAAGAAGCACAGCCATTAAGCTCGTTTCTCACCTTGCTCAAATTCCTTCATCAGCCATGCATTTCAAGGATGTTTTACTATCAATGCCTCCTCTGCACCGCCAGGAACTTCAG GGTGTGATACGAGCTTCTGTGACAAATGATAAGAATCAAACAGAACATAAAGTACCAGTTTTGGATATTAAAATGCCAAAGCCAGCGGTAAGAAATGAAGAGAAACATCCCACACCTTCAGCTGCTGTGGTGCAATCAGATGAGAATAacgaggaagaagatgaattcaGTGAAGATGATTGGGATGCTTTTCAGTCTTTTCCTGTCTCGAAAAATGAAGGTGGAGATGAATCAAAAACAGAGCATTCTGACAAAGACAAAGATCCCAGCATGGTTGAAAGCTCATCAGATTTGGATGGTTCTACTGGAGATGTTGAGTTTCAAGAATCTGCTATTTCTAAATCCATTAGCAGTGAAAAAGAGATGAAAAGTGATGAAAGCGTGGAGGTTTTCAAAGAGAAACATGATCAAACTGATCCTGGTGCCGAGCCATGTGATAATGAGCATCAAAAGATGGAGGAAGAACTGCAAAGCTCTAGATTTCAAGAAGAGGCATCATCAATCTCAGGAAATGAACTAGAATCTTGTGAAGATATGCTTGAACAAATAGTATCAGATTCTCTGGCACTTCAACAAGGTGTTTCTAAATCAGATAATGAACAGGGTAATGGAGGTGAAGAAGATGCTAAGAAAGACGGTGTGGATGAAAATGAGAGTCATGACTTTAAGCAAGGAATGTCTGAAAGTCCAGTAGAAAGGGAACATCAGGAGATGGAGGAAGAATTGCGAAGCTCTGGACTTGAAGGAGAGGCGTCAGCAATCCCAGGAAATGATTTAGTTTCATTTGATCAGAAGCCTAAGGTAGAAGCTGAAGGATCAAGTAAAGAGGATATGCCTGAACAATTAGTTTCGAATTCTCCGGAACCTCAGAAGGTTGTTTCTGAATTAGATGATAATGAACAGTGTAAAAGAGGTGAAGAATATGCTAAGAAAGACCGTGTGGATGAAATTGAGAGTCGTGACTCTAAGCAAGGAACGTCTGAAAGTCCAGTAGAAAGCAAACATCAAGAGATGGAGGAAGAATTACAAAGCTCTCAGCTTCAAGAAGAGGCATTAGCAATACCACGAAATGAACTAGAGTTAGAAGCTGAAGGATCAATCGAAGAGGATGTGCCTGAACAGGTAGTATCAGATTCTCCGAAACTTCAACAGGGTGTTCTTGAGTCAGATAATATTGAACAGTCTAACAGATGTGATGAAGATGGTAAGAATGAAAGTCAGAGTCATGAATCTAATCAAAGAACGTCTGAAAGTCCAGTAGGAAGTAAACATAAAGAAATGGAGGAAGAATTGCAAAGTTCTGAGCTTCAAGAAGAGGCATCCTCAATCCCAACAGTTGAACTAGATCATTGTGATCAGAAGCCCGAGGTAGAATCTGAAGGATCAGTCAAAGAGGATATGCCTGAACAAGTAGTATCGGATTCTCCAGAACTTCAACGGGGTGTTTCTGAATTGGATAATAATGACCAATGTAACAGATAA